From the Nodularia sphaerocarpa UHCC 0038 genome, the window ATTCGCCACCAAAGCGTTGATTTACTCCTGATTTGCTTGGGTGATTCTTCGGTTCATGAACAGGTGCTAAAGGAGCTAAAAGCCTTGGCAGATTTGCCGTTTGAGTTGCCACCGATTTTGGTAATTGATCAGCAATTAAATCAGACTGGCACGCCTTCTTTGTCTGAAGGTTCCCCAGGGTTCGGTAATCAGTCGATTCAGAGTGAATTGGATACAGCCGAAAATGTGATGAATGAGTTGGCGCAGGTTGTCGTTCGCATCGCGTCTCGTTCCCGCAGCTTCTCTGTGAAAAAAGAAGACACGGCGAACCAGATTTTGCCTCGTTCTATATCAATGGAGGATTTATTAACTCAAATCAATCAAACTTTAGGTTTGACAGGAAACAGAGATGATTGAGAGGAAGATATTGTCAATGATTCTTGTTTGATTCTTCTCAAGGAGACTCGAATTAACTGATAAGTGTCCTTAGTGTCTAAAATATCGTAACTACCGGGTTGCAAGTCCATTTTCACCAGGGCTTTCGGTTCTGCTATCACTAGCAAAGAAGGCGGCTGTGCTGGCTGTGATCTGCGATTGTTGATATGCTCTACGGCATCTTTTGTCAGTTGAATATAATTTACGGGTTTTTGCGTGTAAAAGGCTACGCTCGGTTTTTTGAAACCAACCATAACTAATTCTTCGTTTGATTGTTTGGTTTCTAATACCAGGGCGGATAAGTCTCTTAAGGGTTGCTGACGCAGTTGATCCATGAAAAACAAGGCTGGCATTAAGACAATGATCAAGAAGAAGGTAAATAACAGTAGATTTACGTTAATTATATTGTACCAACGGCGACTGATTATCAAGCCCGCAATGATCAGCGCCCCAAATATCCAAATCAATCCCCCTAGTGTTGGTAAACCTGCATTTTGAATGAGTAGGGGAAAGCCGGGGGCAACTGAATTATTATTGATGATATGAGTGATCTGAAATAGTAATACTGCCAATACTGTGGAAAAAATGACGTTGATCCATGCGCTGATTTTCAGAGAAGAGAACGCAGAGGGCATATCTTGGTTGTTTTCGGGGAAAAAGTCGCTCCATAACAATGCTACTAAAATTGCAACGGCTGGCATTAAGGGTAATAGATAACTGGGCAGTTTAGTGACAGCAATGCTAAAAAAGCCGAAGATACTGATAAACCAGATACAGGCAAATAATCCTAATTGTTGGGAGCGTTCTTGGGATAACCAGTAGGAACGCTGCCAAAATCTAGTCCTAGCAATGGCTACGGGTAAATACACAGAGTACGGCGCAAAGCCTAGCAGTACGACTAAAAAGTAAAAGTACCAAGGGGCTGAGTGACCATTAACTACCTCTGTGAAACGTTCGACGTTGTGATAACCAAAGAAGGAATTAAGATAATCCCAACCATTACGCCAAGTTACGAGGATATACCAGGGGGCTGATAAGGCGAAAATAATCAGCATCCCCATGAAGGCACGCATTTGGGTGAATATTTCGCGGAATTTGCCCACATAAATCATAAATGCCCCGATAATCAAAATTGGCAGAACAATTCCTACGGGACCTTTGGTCAAAATCGCCCCAGCAATGAGGACGTAACAAGCCAAATACCATTTGTTTGGTAATAGAGAGGCGGCGGATTCTGGTTGAGTTTCTTTGTGACTTGCGTACCCTCGAAAAAAACATAACAAGGCTGATGTCATGCAGCCAGTTAGCATCATATCGGAGACACCGGTTCTTCCCCAGACGATCATCTCAGGGCTGAGTGCTAGCATGGCGGCGGCGATTAAAGCTGTTAAGTTGCGTCGCGTTGGGCGTGAAACTTGCTCTAATTCGTCTTTTTGGGAAAAATACCACTGTACGGTGTAAAAGGTTAAACCGATGACTCCTACGGATGCGATCGCAGAAGGTAGGCGCACTGACCACTCGTTGACTCCTATAATGGCATAGGCGATCGCCTGACACCAGTAAATTAAGGCTGGTTTATCAAAACGAGTTTCGCCATTAAAAATCGGAGTAATCCAATCGCCTGTAACCAACATTTGACGGGAAGCTTCCGCAAACAACGGCTCTGTTTCATCAATTAAGCCGACACTACCCAAATTCCACCCGTAACCCAGCCAACTAATTACAATCAGTATAGTCACAGCAAAAACCGGACTTTTCGCTAGATTGTTGCACCACTGGTTCACAGTACCCGGAACACTCAGTTTTATCCTCATTATTTAATATTCAACAGTTAAACATAACTAGTCAATAGTCGTTGACTAGCTATATTTTGTTCTTGCAGTGAGTGAATTGCAAATCAGACTCAAGGATTGAGTACCAATGACCATTCTCTATTTTGGCTGTTCCATTGCGGCACAGAAGTTTCCCCAACCACATAAGGCCCCCAATAACGGCGAGAACCATCTTGTGCAAAGGCAACTATAACATCTCCCGTTTCCAACTTCAGATCCCCATCAGGTAGGGATAAAATCAACCCCTTTTGACTACCTTCTTCGGGATCAAAATCCCAATGCGCCGGTGCATCATCCTGAGTTTTTTGATTACCAGAGTTTTTCACCAGGGGCTGTCGTGCTAGTAAGGCTAGGCGCACAGGCTGATCTGTTTGATTACTCATGCGTAAATTTCCTTGATTTTTGGCATTAGTCGGGGAATTTTGACGATTTGCCAAAATGTGCGGCTCTTTGAGTCCGATTTTATTGGTTTGGCTAGTTTCTGGTATCAAGGTAGTGGGACTAACTTTTTGATCTGGGATAGGTGCTGCTGCGATCAGATCCTGTTCTGATGTATCGGTATCTGCTGATTCAAAAGATACACTTATATCCCAGCATCCCACCATGAACGCCAGCAGCCCTAAAGCACAAACTGCAATAGCAGTTTTACAATTTACGGGAAATTTCATATTGATAATGGTTAAGAATAATATTTTGTCTAGGCTTGAGCAAATACTAGCCTATTCTCTCAAAGGGGAATTCCGGATATTTGGCTACTAGCTGACTCTATCTGCTGCTCTGCTCAGGATGAGCAATGTATCGAAAATCTCATTTTTAGCAGAAAATTTTGGCATAAATAATTACATTAGTTTTGATCAAAGAAAAGGTAAAAAAACTTGATAACTTGTAATAATCATGATAACAAACGCCATCACGAGTTTACATCTGATCTAAAAGTCGGAAATTTCTTTGTATAAACACAAAAAACAGCTGTTCAAAATTAAGTAGTGTAAGTCACAAGGTATTTTTGGTGAAATTCTCAGATTTAACTGGGGAACATTCTTTATATATCTTAATATTTCTGATGAAGTTGCGGTTACTGCTTTGAGATCAAACAGACTCTTGCTAGGATCAATGATGGGAAAATGTTACCGTTTCGCAGCAAGTCCCCACCTAATTAATGCAAAACACTCGTCTGACTAATTTATTCGATTCTATTGCTAGCCGTTTGGGGCAATGGTTTTTAAATCCTTGGCGACGTTTATCGTTAATGTTGATTAATTTCTTTTTTGGTTTTTTTCTAGGAACTGCCATTTCTACTATAGCTGGACAACGAGGTGTATCAGATATTATGATCGCTGGTGTTCTGGTGGTACTGACAGAGGTGACCAGCAGAATATTTTATAGTCGGCGCTTTTTTGAGAAGCGAACCCTGTTGGTAGAATCACTAAATGTTCTCAAGGTCGGTTTTATCTATAGTATGTTTGTTGAAGCCTTTAAACTTGGGTCTTAATTATGGATTCTTGGGGGAGTAATGCAAATCCAACACCAGCCGATTTACTCAACTCTGTTTTGCCCAGTTTTAGCCAATTCTGCGAAACTCACCTGCATAAACCACCAGAGGAAATGTTGGCGGTGTTGCGGGATTTATGGCTACCACTGGGTATAAAACTAGCATCCCAGCGCCAAGCATTGGGGCGGCCGCTGATTCAGGGAATTTTAGGTGGACAAGGTACGGGTAAAACTACTATGTGCCAGGTTCTGGGATTAATTCTCCAGCAGTTGGGATATCGTCCTCTGTGTTTGTCATTAGATGATTTGTATAAAACTTATAGCGATCGCCAGGCTTTAATTGAGGAAGATCCCCGGTTGATTTGGCGCGGACCACCAGGAACCCATGATCTAGATTTAGGTTTAAATTTATTAGATCAGATTCGTCGGGGTGAAAGTCCAGTCAAGGTTCCCCGCTTTGATAAATCTGCATACAACGGTGCTGGCGATCGCACTACTTCAGAAATTGTGACAAATATTGATATTGTCCTGTTTGAAGGTTGGTTTGTCGGTGTGCGACCAATTGATGCTGATATATTTAATTATGCACCACCACCAATTTTCACAGAAGAAGATCGGGTATTTGCCCGTGATATGAATCGGCGACTGAATGATTATCTACCACTGTGGGAACGATTAGACAGTTTAATAGTCCTGTATCCCACTGATTACCGTTGTTCAATGGTATGGCGTAAACAAGCCGAACAACAAATGATTGCGGCTGGTAAATTGGGAATGTCGGAAGCACAGATTGAGGAATTTGTCAACTACTTTTGGCGATCGCTACACCCAGAATTATTCATTACGCCCTTGGTGAAATCGCCCACAGCCGTTGATTTAGTGATTTCAATTAATCCTGATCACAGTATACAATCAAATAAATTTTAGGCGATCGCGTCCGGCTTTTTTGGCTTGATACAAAGCTTGATCAGCCAGAGTAATGATTTCTTGGTAGTCAGAGCGAGGTTGGGGAATGAGTGTAGCGACTCCAGCACTGATAGTTACATAAGAACTGACCAAGGAACGACTATGGGGGATACCCTGTTTCCTAACAACAGAGCAAATGATTTCGCCCAGGATGATTGCGCCTTCTTTATCCGTATTCGGTAAAATTACCACAAATTCTTCCCCACCATAACGGGCGACTAAATCAGCCGGACGTTTAATAGTATTTTTAATAGATTGTGCCACCTGTTGGAGACAGCGATCGCCTACCTGATGTCCATAGGTATCATTATATAATTTAAAGAAATCAATATCGCCGAAAATCAGAGAAATAGGCAGTTGTTCCCGCGCCATCCGTTGCCACTCTTGGGTTAAATATTCTTCAAACCGTCGGCGGTTAGAGATTTGAGTCAATTGATCAATAGTCACCAATCTTTGTAATTCTTGGTTAGCAGATTGCAATTGTTTCTCAACCTGGGATTGGGAAATCAACAGTTTGACTCGTTGACGCAAAACAGGCCAGTGAATCGGTTTAGTCACAAAATCAATTGCGCCCACTTCAAATGCCCGATCTACTGACTCTTGATCATCCAGTCCTGTAATCATTAAAACTGGAGTATGCTGACTAAACTCAACCGACTGTAACCGATTGCAACACTCAAATCCATCCATATCAGGCATGATTGCGTCAAGGAGTATGATATCGGGGTGCAGTTGCTCCACCAGATTTAAAGCCTCCCTGCCATTTTCAGCTTCTGCAATTTCATAGCCTTCTCGTTCTAGGGCTAATCGCAGCTGCATGCGGATAAATTTTTCATCATCAACAATGAGAATCAGAATCGGAGATTGGTTTTCTGCACAAGTAGTTTTCAATGATGCTCACTTCTCCACTGTGATTTGCAAAGCCGTTTTCACTAGCTCATATTCCTTGTAGAGTTGTGAGCAGATTTGGGCAATGTTTTCTAAATCATTACTTCGTCCTTTTGCTTCTATCTGTGTGCAGATTTGCGCTAAGGTTGTAGCCCCCACAGAGGCACTACTAGACTTGAGACAGTGGGCTGCCTTCCACAGAGCCTGGGCATCTTCCGGGACAAGTGATGCTCTGATATTTTGTATATATTTGGGAGCTTCTGCCAGATAACAATTGAGTAGTTGCACAAACGCCGCCTCATCTCCTGACATCATATCTCGTAAAGAATTGAGGATTTCAGGATCGATTATAGTCGGTTCTGTATTTGGTGTGAGGATGCGGGAAAGATTTGACGACATCAATTGATCATTTTTTCGGGGTTGGCATTTACTCAGTGTTAGGGCTAACTCTTCAATTTGGACAGGTTGGCTAATTTTATCATCAATATTAGCTGCCAAACAGGCTTCGCGATCGCCCTGCATGGTATTAGCACATCCATCAATCCTACATCATCAAAACCGCCTTCTCATGCCTGGATTAGTTCTATCTTAATGGACAAAGTTCTAGAGTTCTAACTCTTTGACTGAATTTTTTTGACTAAATCATTAAAAGGTTGCCAATTATCTTCTTGGGCGATAGGTTCCCAAATCGATTCAATTACCGGTCTTAATAATGCTGTTTGGGGATTATTCTTAGCCAGAGTTTCGCCAATTACATTCATGTATTCAGAGTCCAAAGAATTAAGAATTTTATGATACAGCACACACCAATTCTCAAAAATCTGTGACGCTGATGATGTGAGGATCATATCCGAACCCTTGAGGACTAGCGCTGGCTCATCTCGCCATTGAGAACCAAAGGTACGCGCCAGTTCATAGAAAAACTGGTGATAACCGACTTGGCTATCTTGTAACAATTGAACTGTTAAATTTAAAAGTTCATTTGCTTCTGGCAATTCTAACTGCTCAAAACCCAACTTTTTCAACATTAACACCTGGTATTCAGCTTGATAATACTCATTGAATTTTGCTAATTCTGACTCCATTTCGCCTTTGTCAATAATTGCCTTTAATGGTTCCTGGAGCATTTCTAAATTCAACTGACAAATACTTGGTTGATGGCTATAACAATAGCGTCTATAGTAGTCGAAATAAGCTGCTGTAAAGTATGGGTCATAAGTGGGAATGAAGGCATAAGGGCCATAGTCAAAGCTTTCCCCTGTAATGGACATATTGTCAGTATTCAGAACTGCATGACAAAAGCCAGCCGCCATCCACTGCGCTACTAGTTCTGCTACTCGTTTGACTAATTCTGCATAAAATAAAACATACTGATTTTTTTCAGCAATTAAATGAGGGTAATAATACTGAATTACGTGGTCTAAGAGTTTTTTGCTTAAATCTGGTCGCTGCAAATAATGCAAGCGTTCAAAAGTGCCAAAACGGATATGGGAACTGTTCACCCTAACCATCACAGATGAGCGAGTCGGTGAAGGTTCATCACCCCGCCACAGGGATAAACCTGTTTCAATCATTGTCAAACAGCGCGAGGTGCGTACCCCTAATTGATGCAATGCTTCTGCGGCTAGAACTTCTCGCACTCCGCCTTTAAGTGTGAGCATTCCATCACCACCACGAGAGTAAGGTGTTTTACCGGAACCTTTTGTGCCAAAGTCGTATAATTCGCCATCAGTAGCGCGGACTTGTCCGTAGAGAAAGCCTCTACCATCACCCAAGCCAGGATTATATGTGCCGAACTGATAGCCGTGGTAACGTAATGCTAATAATGGTTTGCGTCCCTGAAATTTACCAAAGGCGTTGCTAAAATCTTCGTCTGTAACTGCTTGGGGGTCTAGTCCCAAAAGAGGTAGCACTGCATCATTGCGCCAGCGTAAGATATGCTGGGGAAAATCCTCTGCACTAACTTCGTCGTAGTAATCATCACCCAAAGATTCTAATGCTGGTTCGTAGTTGAGGGTGAGAAAAGGATGATAAAAATTTTCGTTGTTGGGAGTTTGGTCCAGATTCATTACAAGCAAAACTAATTGATTCTACCTTTTATCCTACCGCTCGCAGCAAGCAGTGTTATGCTTTTTGGAACTATAAATTAAATACACCTTTGTCATCTACACAAGAATCTCTGCCAATGCCTCCCACTGAAAAACTTACCTTACCTACTCGCGTTATCGGTTTAATTAGCGGCACTTCTGTAGATGGTATAGATGCTGCTTTGGTAGAGGTTTCTGGTAGTGATTTGGATTTGAAAATTGAGTTGCTAGCAGGGGCGACATATCCCTATACCCCGGAATTAAGAGCCAGAATTTTAGCTGTTGGCGCAGGCGTTGCGATCTCAATGGCAGAATTAGCCGAAATTGATGATGCGATCGCCTTTGCATTTGCCCAAGCTGCTCAAAATATCCAAATCGGTCACCAGCCAGCAACTTTAATTGGTTCCCACGGACAAACTGTTTACCATCGACCACCCCAAGCAGCACACAGCACACCTTTAGGTTACAGCTTGCAATTAGGTCGCGGTGCGGTGATTGCCGATGTGACGGGAATTACAACTGTGAGTAATTTTCGCTTGGCGGATATCAATATTGGTGGTCATGGTGCGCCCCTTGTACCGAGAGTCGATGCTTTTTTACTCAGTGATTCAGTAAAGGGACGTTGCATTCAAAATATTGGTGGAATTGGCAATGTTGCTTACATTCCGCCTCGTGGTGGTGACTGGCTTTCAAAAATTCGCGGTTGGGATACTGGCCCCGGAAATAGTTTATTGGATTTGGCAGTGGAGTATTTAACTGATGGTGCTAAGTCCTATGATCAAAACGGCAATTGGGCAGCTAGTGGTGTTCCTTGCTATTCATTAGTAGAACAATGGCTCCAGCAAGATTATTTTCATCTACCCCCGCCTAAATCTACAGGTCGTGAGTTATTCGGTGTGGCTTACCTGCATGAATGTTTAAAAGATGCCGCATCGTACCAACTGAATGCGGCTGACCTCCTGGCGACACTCACAGAACTGACTGTGGCTACGATTGCTCACAGTTATCAGACTTTTTTACCCGAAATGCCGCAGCAGGTGTTATTGTGCGGTGGCGGGAGTCGTAATTTGTATTTAAAACAAAGGTTACAGTTATTGTTGCCCTCAGTGCCAGTGTTGACTACAGATGAAGTCGGCTTGAATGCAGATTTTAAAGAAGCGATCGCCTTTGCTGTTTTAGCCTACTGGCGACAGTTGGGGCTAACTGGTAACTTACCAGCGGCCACTGGCGCTCCTCGTGAAATACTTTTGGGAGAAATTCATTCAGTATGTCCATAGTATTTGTATTTACGTCGTGCTGTCCTAGGGGTATTGTCAAGACAAGGAACATACAAGGTGGCTCACACTTTTTTATTGCAACCAGGGCGCTGGACAATGGAAGGCAATTGGCTGGAGCGTGATGGTATGCCCATCAGCGTCAAAGGTATGACCTTGGTGGCTTGGAGTCGAGATAACTGGTTCACTATGGCAACAAAGCTCATATTTCCAGGTAGCGATCGCGCGGAAATCTCTCTGCAATATAAGGGGCGGTTGGACAAGGAAGAGCGCCAATATAGTTTTTTACTTCAACATAATCTTTTAGGAAAGATTGAAGGTGAAGGTTGGATTGGTATAGATACAATTGTGCAGCATTACTGGGTACTAGGCGATCGCCAACGTCGCAGTGGCTTTGAAACCATGCACCGCATCTCCGAAAAAGCATATTATCTCAGCAGTGGCGTGATGACAGGTCATGTCTTAACCAATACAATGGAAGTCAGCTTAGAGCGTCAGGCAACATAAACACAGGAAGTTCAAACCCTGTGTTTTTTCAAAACAGTTATTTAGTTAGCCAAAATTGGGCATCCTAAAACTAGATCAACCTCAAAGTTGGGAAGATCATCAAACATCAGGATAAATCTAGAACCTATTGTTTAGGTGTTAATCACGTTTATTGAACCTTGGAGTCGAATTTTCTATGTCAGACCCCAACATTGGTCGCTTACTCGGCAAACGCTACCAGCTTCAAGAATTAATTGGTACTGGGGCTATGGGTCGAGTTTATCGTGCTAAGGATATTTTGTTGGGAGGCGTACCCGTAGCAGTAAAGTTTCTCGCCCTATCCATCCAAAATAAAAAGATGCGGTTGCAAGAACGCTTTGAGCGAGAAGCGAAAACCTGTGCCTTACTAGGGCAAAAAAGCATCCACATTGTCCGAGTCATGGACTACGGTGTAGACGACAATGACACGCCGTACTACGTCATGGAATACTTGCAAGGACAAAGCCTCACCCAGATTATCCGCAAAAACAGTCAAAGTCTATCTTTACCCAGATTTTTGAGTATGGCGCGTCAAATCAGTTTGGGGTTAAAGTGCGCTCATGATGGTATCCCAGTTGATGGCGCAGTCTACCCCATTATTCATCGTGATATCAAGCCCAGCAATATGCTGGTGATTCAAGACCCTAGTTTTGGGGAATTGGTCAAGGTGCTAGATTTTGGGATTGCTAAGTTACTACAAGCAGATAGCGACCAGACAAAATACTATTTAGGGACAATGGCTTATTCCTCTCCAGAACAAATGGAGGGTAAGGAATTAGATAATCGTGCTGATATTTATAGTTTGGGCGTGATGATGTTCGAGATGCTGACAGGCAAAATGCCCCTAGTCGCACCAACTCACTCTTTTAAGGCGTGGTATAAAACACATCGAATCGAAGAACCACGAACTTTTGCTGCGGTTGCTCCCACCTTGCACATTCCCCAGTCAGCCCAAGATTTAGTCATGAGTTGTCTGGCTAAAGCACCAAGCGATCGCCCCCAAAACATTAGTGAAATCCTCGAAGTTTTAGAATCTCTAGAACAGGATGATCACCAGCCCAAAACTTCACCTGATGCTCATGCAGCTACTCACTCCCTGGCTATTAGGCATGATTTGGAGCCAAAAAAAATCGCCAATTTGCCAGTATCTTTACCAAAAGACAAAGAAGATATTGTTCGCAATCCTTCCTGGCCAGCCAATAAACCAATTGCCGATATTGTTTTTCCCAAATCCATCCAGTCCAATGGAGAGACCCTACCAGCCCTATGGGTGATGCTACCGCAGCCAGAAATTAACAAACGCTTAATCTGTAAGATTTATAATCAATTTTTGTTTGTGAGTACTCCCCACCCGATGTTGCTCTGGATTACTGTGATCTACAATCGCCAACATGGTGCTAAATTTTTACCTTATTACTTGGATCTGAAAACTAGTCTGGGTCAAGAAATCGCCTCCTTACTAGCACAGAAAGCTTCCTATCGTCTGTTGTTCTTTGCAAGGGAAACACCAGATCGCTGTTCTCATGTCTCACTATCGAGTATTGATCCAGCCCAACCCCAGCGACTGCAACAATGGATAGCAATGAGTCAAACCTTTGCTTCCTCTGACAATGCCCAGCTGAGTAAAAATTTACTTAAAAGCGAGTACGAAAAAATCAAGCCCTCAATTCTGGCAAAGTTGGAAACACGTACCAGAGATTTTTCCTTGAATATTTCTACTAAATAAATTCTACTTTTTGCATAATGTAAAACTTTGTTAAGAAAAATCTATATCTAGTTGTAAGCTTGATTTATAAAAAATATAATGGGCATGAATGACAATTGCACTCACACTGCACACTGCGTTGACAGAAGTTCAAAGCTCATTGAACCCATGGGGTAGATGCCGTTTGAGTCAGCCTACACTGCGCCAAATATGATCACGGCGGGGTTAAAACCGTTTCTCCTTCAAAGACGCTACGCGGTAAGCAAAGCTATGCGGAAGGCTTTACGTGTCGCTTCCCTCTCAGCACTAAAGTAACTGAGTTTCCCGCATACCGTGAGGTCTTATGAAGAATCTCATTTCCTGTAGGCAGAAAAGAAGTTGATAAAATTCCCGACCAATATTCCTCTGTTATATTCAAACAAACAGATGAGTGTAAATCGATGGAATGATCAAATTACCAAAATTCCCATGAAATTTGGTCAAGCCTGATTCTTAATTTCACCCCAAAGCTACAGTACATTGGTGAAAGCATATAGCAGCTTATTTGAGTTGACGCCCCAGCATCCCCAGCTCGTTTCCTCCGTGGAACTAAGCAAGAGAAGGAGGTCGCCCACTGCGACACACATAGTCTTCTATGCCATAGTGGAACCTGAATCTAAGCCCCACTGATGCTTAAGCAACTCTTGATAAGTTGCTTCGCGCACCATCATCTGTTCATAAAGCTTGACCAAAAAATCTTTAGCTTGGTCATTGCTCATGTGCTGTACTTGGCTAGCAAAGGAGCGGATGCTAAATTGTTGTTCTAAAGATAGTTCGATGGGTTGGCTCATAATAAACTCCAAGAAAAACAACGCGTACAATTTAGATCGATTACAGAAGTAACCAAAGTATAATAAGTGGTTCAGTACTTGTTATGCATTTGTACCTCTGTATTAAGAAAGATAACAATTGTTTGACGAATTGCCCACAACCTTATGGGTAAGATTTCCGTTTGGATATTTTTCACCTCAGCCAACTGATGTATAACCTAGGTTTACCAAAGCTTATCTTGGGCAGAAATAAGTTTTTGTATACCATCGGTTAGTTAGTTGGAATACCCTGATGTACTTCCCACTCATTTCCTGCTCTCCTGTAAACAGGTACTGATAGATGGTGAGGAAAAGGTATTAAGCGTAAATCATATTCCCTTTATATCATTAGGTGAAAAAAGTCAATTTACCAGATTTTGCAATATCAGTCTCCAATAGGTAAATTTGGAGGTTAAAAATATTTGTATCAAGTTGTAAATAGGAAAAATGCTCAGGTTGAACAAATTGCTGAGTATATCTAGAGTCATGAGTCATGAGTCATGAGTCATTAGTCATTAGTCATTAGTCATTAGTCATTAGTCATTAGTCATTAGTTTTCACGCCCACTAGGGGCGGGGTATCAACCCCAACGAACTAATAACTAGTGACTACTTAATCAGCCCTGTGTGCTTTTGGGTGGAAAAATCCCAAATTGCTAATCTCAGCTATGCTGGAGCGTTTTCTTCCAGTGATACCATGACGATTGTGATGTTATCGTGTCCACCCTGCTCTTTGGCGGCTTCAATCAGAGCTAGGGAAGCTGTTTCCAATATGGGAGAATTGCGGAGGTGATCAGCAATATTCTGTTTGTTCAGTTCTTCGGTCAAACCATCACTGCATAGCAGCAGGCGATCGCCCATCCTCACATCTAGCGGTTGTACATCAACTTGATGCAAATCTTCCCTACCCAAACACCGGGATAAGATATGGCGGTAGGGGTGCTGTCTGGCTTCCTCTTCAGTAATGTCACCTAGCTTAATGGCTCTAGCTACCCAAGTATGGTCTTCCGTCACCTGTTGTAATTGCGACTCCCGAAACCGATATAACCTGGAATCACCAACGTGAGCGCACCAAGGCGAATCTGATTCGCGAAAAATCACGGCGACCACTGTAGTCCCCATATCGGCGCGTTCGGGATGCTGTTTTTGATCCTGGATAATGGCTTGATTTGCTTGCCATAAAGCATTTTCTAGCAATTTTTCAGTGGATTCAGAAGTATTCCAGTGGGACACCAAAAACCCTTGAATTTCCTGTGTGGCGATGCGACTGGCTTGTTCACCTCCAGCATGACCACCCATACCATCAGCAACAATAAAAAATCGCCCTTCAGGGTCGATGTAGTAAGCATCCTGGTTGCTAGAACGAACAAGTCCCGGATCGCTAGAACCCGTGAAGTTAAGTTTCATAATTTTTGAGAACAATTAATACGTGCGGTCATAACGGTCGAGGCGTGATAGCAAGCGAATCAGGATGACTGAGATTGCTGCTGCAATTAAACCAGCTAGCACGGCCAGCCATACATAACGATTTACCAATAAAATTGTAGCCGAAAGAGTAAATCCACTGATAATTAAAGCGTAGGTTGTACCTAATTGGATATTGCTCTGCCTTCGTAGTAGACGCTCCGCTTCTATGGAACGGACACGCACGCGCATATCTCCCCGTTCTAATTTCTCTAATGTATCCTCTAATCTCCGGGGCAAACCGAATGCAGTGGTACTAACTTGAACTGCTTGGCGACTTAACTCATTGATAAAGC encodes:
- a CDS encoding ArnT family glycosyltransferase, which translates into the protein MRIKLSVPGTVNQWCNNLAKSPVFAVTILIVISWLGYGWNLGSVGLIDETEPLFAEASRQMLVTGDWITPIFNGETRFDKPALIYWCQAIAYAIIGVNEWSVRLPSAIASVGVIGLTFYTVQWYFSQKDELEQVSRPTRRNLTALIAAAMLALSPEMIVWGRTGVSDMMLTGCMTSALLCFFRGYASHKETQPESAASLLPNKWYLACYVLIAGAILTKGPVGIVLPILIIGAFMIYVGKFREIFTQMRAFMGMLIIFALSAPWYILVTWRNGWDYLNSFFGYHNVERFTEVVNGHSAPWYFYFLVVLLGFAPYSVYLPVAIARTRFWQRSYWLSQERSQQLGLFACIWFISIFGFFSIAVTKLPSYLLPLMPAVAILVALLWSDFFPENNQDMPSAFSSLKISAWINVIFSTVLAVLLFQITHIINNNSVAPGFPLLIQNAGLPTLGGLIWIFGALIIAGLIISRRWYNIINVNLLLFTFFLIIVLMPALFFMDQLRQQPLRDLSALVLETKQSNEELVMVGFKKPSVAFYTQKPVNYIQLTKDAVEHINNRRSQPAQPPSLLVIAEPKALVKMDLQPGSYDILDTKDTYQLIRVSLRRIKQESLTISSSQSSLFPVKPKV
- a CDS encoding DUF565 domain-containing protein; protein product: MQNTRLTNLFDSIASRLGQWFLNPWRRLSLMLINFFFGFFLGTAISTIAGQRGVSDIMIAGVLVVLTEVTSRIFYSRRFFEKRTLLVESLNVLKVGFIYSMFVEAFKLGS
- a CDS encoding glycerate kinase; the encoded protein is MDSWGSNANPTPADLLNSVLPSFSQFCETHLHKPPEEMLAVLRDLWLPLGIKLASQRQALGRPLIQGILGGQGTGKTTMCQVLGLILQQLGYRPLCLSLDDLYKTYSDRQALIEEDPRLIWRGPPGTHDLDLGLNLLDQIRRGESPVKVPRFDKSAYNGAGDRTTSEIVTNIDIVLFEGWFVGVRPIDADIFNYAPPPIFTEEDRVFARDMNRRLNDYLPLWERLDSLIVLYPTDYRCSMVWRKQAEQQMIAAGKLGMSEAQIEEFVNYFWRSLHPELFITPLVKSPTAVDLVISINPDHSIQSNKF
- a CDS encoding response regulator yields the protein MKTTCAENQSPILILIVDDEKFIRMQLRLALEREGYEIAEAENGREALNLVEQLHPDIILLDAIMPDMDGFECCNRLQSVEFSQHTPVLMITGLDDQESVDRAFEVGAIDFVTKPIHWPVLRQRVKLLISQSQVEKQLQSANQELQRLVTIDQLTQISNRRRFEEYLTQEWQRMAREQLPISLIFGDIDFFKLYNDTYGHQVGDRCLQQVAQSIKNTIKRPADLVARYGGEEFVVILPNTDKEGAIILGEIICSVVRKQGIPHSRSLVSSYVTISAGVATLIPQPRSDYQEIITLADQALYQAKKAGRDRLKFI
- a CDS encoding Hpt domain-containing protein, with amino-acid sequence MQGDREACLAANIDDKISQPVQIEELALTLSKCQPRKNDQLMSSNLSRILTPNTEPTIIDPEILNSLRDMMSGDEAAFVQLLNCYLAEAPKYIQNIRASLVPEDAQALWKAAHCLKSSSASVGATTLAQICTQIEAKGRSNDLENIAQICSQLYKEYELVKTALQITVEK
- a CDS encoding protein adenylyltransferase SelO, translating into MNLDQTPNNENFYHPFLTLNYEPALESLGDDYYDEVSAEDFPQHILRWRNDAVLPLLGLDPQAVTDEDFSNAFGKFQGRKPLLALRYHGYQFGTYNPGLGDGRGFLYGQVRATDGELYDFGTKGSGKTPYSRGGDGMLTLKGGVREVLAAEALHQLGVRTSRCLTMIETGLSLWRGDEPSPTRSSVMVRVNSSHIRFGTFERLHYLQRPDLSKKLLDHVIQYYYPHLIAEKNQYVLFYAELVKRVAELVAQWMAAGFCHAVLNTDNMSITGESFDYGPYAFIPTYDPYFTAAYFDYYRRYCYSHQPSICQLNLEMLQEPLKAIIDKGEMESELAKFNEYYQAEYQVLMLKKLGFEQLELPEANELLNLTVQLLQDSQVGYHQFFYELARTFGSQWRDEPALVLKGSDMILTSSASQIFENWCVLYHKILNSLDSEYMNVIGETLAKNNPQTALLRPVIESIWEPIAQEDNWQPFNDLVKKIQSKS